In Streptomyces sp. NBC_01381, a genomic segment contains:
- a CDS encoding roadblock/LC7 domain-containing protein, whose amino-acid sequence MTAPKADARIAMPGGSGELNWLLDDLVQRVASIRRALVLSGDGLPTGVSKDLTREDSEHLAAVASGFHSLAKGVGRHFEAGRVRQTVVELDDAFLFVTAAGDGSCLAVLSDADSDVGLVAYEMTLLVKRVGVHLGSAPRTDLPTGG is encoded by the coding sequence ATGACCGCACCGAAGGCCGACGCACGCATCGCCATGCCCGGAGGATCGGGAGAGCTGAACTGGCTCCTCGACGACCTGGTGCAGCGGGTCGCCAGCATCCGCAGGGCGCTCGTGCTCTCCGGCGACGGCCTGCCGACCGGCGTATCGAAGGACCTGACCAGGGAGGACAGTGAGCATCTCGCGGCCGTCGCCTCGGGGTTCCACAGCCTGGCCAAGGGCGTCGGACGCCATTTCGAGGCGGGCAGGGTCCGCCAGACCGTGGTGGAGCTCGACGACGCCTTCCTCTTCGTCACGGCCGCGGGCGACGGCAGCTGTCTCGCTGTCCTCTCGGACGCGGACTCCGACGTAGGTCTGGTCGCGTACGAAATGACGCTGCTGGTCAAGAGGGTGGGTGTGCATCTGGGTTCGGCGCCGCGCACCGACCTGCCCACGGGAGGGTAG
- a CDS encoding nitrate- and nitrite sensing domain-containing protein: MRFRGKSIRRKIVALLLVPLISLTALWGFATYVTGQSAKNLIDVANLVDTIGYPVDDTAQVVQQERRQTLVYLADPRASDALAALRRSRAATDDMVAQVRQRAKDPDVRDGVSGQSADRLASILDAFDGIESLRRTVEEGTITRAGALKMYTKLIDPCYGFLMTLQGLDDAKLDRQGRALVGVARARELLSREDALLGSALVARRVTKAEIREIADLRAQRTLLYEVSLGQLPEDERGHYERYWNGAETTQLRGAEKAVAESAAGTPRVVTSARWDAAAGKALKDLAERGDAASDRLQERVEPVAVGVIIRVAVAGVFGLLALLFSVFMSLRIGRSLVRDLRRLRLEAHEASGVRLPGVLRRLAAGEQVDVETEAPRLTYEKDEIGQVGQALNTLQRAAVEATVKQADLRRGVSEVFVNLARRSQVLLHKQLTLLDTMERRTEDTDELADLFRLDHLTTRMRRHAEGLVILSGAAPSRQWRKPVQLMDVVRAAVAEVEDYERIEVRRLPRIAVTGPAVADLTHLMAELLENATVFSPPHTAVQVLGEHVANGFTLEIHDRGLGMAADALLDANLRLAETPEFELSDTDRLGLFVVSRLAQRQRVRVSLQPSPYGGTTAVVFIPETLLTDDVPDTNGIGFRLDRRQAKDAVNRDKAGDKAAALGQVPVQLPGLPASILDGPVELEAPVGMADLDGFPGALGDEDSERGGLFRPRRRVAGVPGDEQHQQARDEREAGQREPVRPDDSPPDDDPADEGHPTDPVPLPRRRTPKLVSSHGRPVTHTRNRGTAAEDEAAPESPVGRPQGGIAVENTPVGRPQGGAVNADLPVRDSGSDAEGGPPEPVVPELPSRLRGRTATDAVDLPRRPEPQSAWPDLSPPHRDVTASDKTQPELPRRSRRAEPTETPVRPAPSPDAGQVPTQAPGGLPRRVRQANLAPQLKDGPDQRPERAPTAGTRPQERDADEVRSRMASLQRGWQRGREENAAGDDASDGTAPGTTSEGDGR; this comes from the coding sequence CGCGGGAAGTCCATCCGCCGGAAGATCGTGGCATTGCTGCTGGTGCCGCTCATTTCGCTGACCGCGTTGTGGGGCTTCGCCACCTACGTCACCGGTCAGTCGGCCAAGAATCTGATCGACGTCGCGAACCTCGTCGACACGATCGGCTACCCGGTCGACGACACCGCCCAGGTCGTCCAGCAGGAGCGCCGCCAGACCCTCGTCTATCTCGCCGACCCCCGGGCCTCCGACGCGCTCGCCGCGCTGCGCCGCAGCCGCGCCGCCACCGACGACATGGTCGCCCAGGTGAGGCAGCGGGCCAAGGACCCGGACGTACGCGACGGGGTGTCCGGACAGTCCGCCGACCGGCTCGCCTCGATCCTCGACGCCTTCGACGGCATCGAGTCGCTGCGCCGCACGGTCGAAGAGGGCACCATCACCCGCGCCGGCGCGCTCAAGATGTACACGAAGCTGATCGACCCCTGCTACGGCTTCCTGATGACCCTCCAGGGCCTCGACGACGCGAAGCTCGACCGGCAGGGCCGCGCTCTCGTCGGAGTGGCACGCGCGCGTGAACTGCTCTCCCGCGAGGACGCGTTGCTCGGCTCCGCGCTCGTGGCCCGCCGCGTCACCAAGGCCGAGATCCGGGAGATCGCCGACCTGCGGGCCCAGCGCACGCTGCTGTACGAGGTCAGCCTCGGCCAGCTGCCCGAGGACGAGCGAGGCCACTACGAGCGCTACTGGAACGGCGCCGAGACGACCCAGCTGCGGGGCGCCGAGAAAGCCGTGGCCGAGTCCGCGGCCGGCACGCCGCGCGTGGTCACTTCGGCGCGCTGGGACGCCGCGGCGGGCAAGGCGCTCAAGGACCTCGCCGAACGCGGCGACGCGGCGAGCGACCGCCTGCAGGAGCGCGTCGAGCCGGTGGCCGTCGGCGTGATCATCCGGGTCGCCGTAGCCGGTGTGTTCGGTCTGCTCGCGCTGCTGTTCTCGGTCTTCATGTCCCTGCGCATCGGCCGCAGCCTCGTCCGTGACCTGCGCCGACTGCGCCTGGAGGCCCACGAGGCGTCCGGCGTCCGGTTGCCCGGCGTGCTGCGCCGCCTCGCGGCCGGCGAACAGGTCGACGTGGAGACCGAGGCGCCCCGCCTGACGTACGAGAAGGACGAGATCGGCCAGGTAGGCCAGGCGCTCAACACCCTGCAGCGCGCCGCGGTCGAGGCCACCGTGAAACAGGCAGACCTGCGCCGCGGCGTCTCCGAGGTGTTCGTCAACCTCGCACGGCGCAGCCAGGTGCTCCTGCACAAGCAGCTCACCCTGCTCGACACGATGGAGCGCAGGACCGAGGACACGGACGAGCTCGCCGACCTCTTCCGCCTCGACCACCTGACGACCCGTATGCGGCGGCACGCCGAGGGTCTCGTGATCCTCTCCGGCGCCGCCCCCTCGCGGCAGTGGCGCAAGCCCGTCCAGCTCATGGACGTCGTCCGCGCAGCCGTCGCCGAGGTCGAGGACTACGAACGCATCGAGGTGCGCCGCCTGCCGCGCATCGCCGTCACGGGACCCGCGGTCGCCGACCTCACCCACCTGATGGCCGAACTCCTGGAGAACGCCACGGTGTTCTCGCCCCCGCACACCGCGGTGCAGGTCCTCGGGGAGCACGTCGCCAACGGCTTCACCCTGGAGATTCACGACCGGGGGCTCGGCATGGCCGCCGACGCGCTCCTGGACGCCAACCTCCGCCTCGCCGAGACCCCGGAGTTCGAACTCTCCGACACCGACCGGCTCGGCCTCTTCGTAGTGAGCCGCCTCGCCCAGCGACAGCGCGTACGCGTCTCCCTGCAGCCCTCTCCGTACGGCGGGACCACCGCCGTCGTGTTCATCCCCGAGACGCTGCTCACCGACGACGTACCGGACACGAACGGCATCGGATTCCGGCTCGACCGGCGGCAGGCCAAGGACGCCGTGAACCGCGACAAGGCGGGCGACAAGGCGGCGGCCCTCGGTCAAGTGCCCGTCCAGCTGCCCGGGTTGCCCGCGTCCATCCTCGACGGTCCGGTCGAGCTGGAGGCGCCCGTCGGCATGGCGGACCTCGACGGCTTCCCCGGAGCCCTGGGGGACGAGGACAGCGAGCGCGGCGGCCTCTTCCGCCCTCGCCGCCGCGTCGCCGGGGTCCCCGGAGACGAGCAGCACCAGCAGGCCCGCGACGAGCGGGAGGCCGGCCAGCGTGAACCCGTACGCCCCGACGACTCGCCCCCGGACGACGACCCCGCGGACGAGGGCCACCCCACCGATCCGGTGCCGCTGCCCCGCCGCAGGACCCCGAAGCTGGTCTCCTCGCACGGCCGCCCCGTGACGCACACCAGGAACCGGGGCACGGCCGCGGAGGACGAAGCGGCCCCGGAGAGCCCGGTGGGCCGCCCCCAGGGCGGCATCGCGGTGGAGAACACCCCCGTGGGACGTCCCCAGGGCGGTGCCGTGAACGCCGATCTCCCGGTACGGGACAGCGGCTCCGACGCCGAGGGCGGCCCCCCCGAGCCGGTCGTTCCTGAGCTGCCGAGCCGGCTGCGCGGCCGTACCGCGACGGACGCCGTCGACCTGCCGCGCCGTCCCGAACCGCAGTCCGCCTGGCCCGATCTGTCGCCCCCGCACCGCGACGTCACCGCGTCCGACAAGACGCAGCCGGAGCTCCCCAGGCGCAGCCGGCGCGCGGAGCCCACGGAGACCCCAGTGCGCCCCGCGCCGTCACCCGACGCCGGACAAGTGCCCACCCAAGCTCCCGGCGGACTGCCCCGGCGCGTCCGTCAGGCCAACCTCGCGCCTCAACTGAAGGACGGTCCCGATCAGCGCCCGGAGCGCGCACCGACGGCCGGGACCAGGCCGCAGGAGCGCGACGCCGACGAGGTACGCAGCCGGATGGCATCGCTCCAGCGTGGCTGGCAGCGCGGCCGTGAAGAGAACGCCGCGGGCGACGACGCCTCCGACGGCACAGCACCAGGAACGACATCTGAGGGGGACGGTCGATGA